The following coding sequences are from one Methanosarcina sp. WWM596 window:
- a CDS encoding ATP-binding protein has product MDKKEILEILLDWNFWKKDQYTGTRREGLLNTIERKAQAKEIMVITGARRTGKSTIILQYLEDKIKKGTAKEDILIINFEDPRFRGLDLELLNRIYEIYETEIKKGSEEQYVVLDEVQVIEGWEKFARYLHENRRINVFITGSSSRLLSSEYSTVLAGRHIGTEVYPLSFKEYLGFKGIHIESELDLISERHRIQNMLKEYIDTGGFPKVALEEDERNKKELLYTYFRDILIKDVTMRYGIRDIAKLEELTKYYLTSISSPNSYNRIKNVLKISLDTVERYSSYIEGTYMLFFIKKYSYSLKEQILNPRKVYCIDTGLRNTVSFAFSEDYGRLVENVVFMQLRRKYRDIYYWKNEKQKEVDFLVNEKNRIVQAVQVCWNISSEKTRKREIEGLMSAMETFELDEGLILTEDAEEEIMLESKKITVIPVWKWLLVDGE; this is encoded by the coding sequence ATGGACAAAAAAGAGATACTGGAAATACTTCTCGATTGGAACTTCTGGAAAAAGGACCAGTACACTGGTACAAGAAGAGAAGGACTGTTGAACACAATAGAAAGAAAAGCACAAGCTAAAGAAATAATGGTCATAACCGGTGCAAGAAGGACAGGTAAATCAACTATAATCCTTCAGTATCTCGAAGACAAAATCAAAAAAGGAACAGCAAAAGAAGACATACTCATAATAAACTTTGAAGACCCACGTTTCAGGGGCCTTGATCTCGAGCTCCTGAACAGGATTTATGAGATCTACGAAACGGAAATAAAAAAAGGTTCTGAAGAGCAATACGTGGTTCTTGACGAAGTTCAGGTAATAGAAGGCTGGGAAAAATTCGCACGTTACCTTCATGAAAACAGGCGGATAAACGTATTTATAACCGGTTCAAGTTCAAGGCTTTTGAGTTCTGAATATTCAACCGTCCTCGCAGGCCGCCACATAGGCACAGAAGTATATCCTCTATCGTTTAAAGAATATCTTGGGTTCAAGGGCATACACATTGAGAGTGAGCTTGACCTTATCTCGGAACGTCACAGAATACAAAATATGCTTAAGGAATACATAGATACTGGTGGCTTTCCGAAAGTTGCGCTGGAGGAAGACGAAAGAAACAAAAAAGAGCTACTCTACACCTATTTCCGGGACATCCTGATAAAAGACGTAACTATGAGGTATGGGATAAGAGACATAGCAAAACTGGAAGAACTCACAAAATATTATCTAACAAGCATATCGTCTCCAAACTCATACAACAGGATAAAAAATGTTCTCAAAATAAGTCTCGATACAGTCGAGCGTTACTCCTCATACATTGAAGGCACATACATGCTGTTCTTTATAAAAAAATACTCCTATTCCTTAAAAGAACAGATCCTTAACCCGAGAAAGGTCTATTGTATAGACACAGGCTTAAGAAATACAGTATCTTTCGCCTTTTCAGAAGATTACGGCAGGCTGGTAGAGAATGTCGTGTTCATGCAGCTCAGAAGAAAATACCGGGATATCTATTACTGGAAAAACGAAAAGCAAAAGGAAGTTGACTTCCTGGTCAATGAAAAAAACAGGATCGTTCAGGCAGTACAGGTCTGCTGGAACATAAGCAGTGAAAAAACGAGAAAAAGGGAAATTGAAGGACTGATGTCAGCCATGGAGACCTTTGAACTGGACGAGGGGCTTATCCTCACTGAAGATGCGGAAGAAGAAATCATGCTGGAGAGCAAAAAAATAACCGTTATACCTGTCTGGAAATGGCTGCTTGTTGATGGGGAATGA
- a CDS encoding mechanosensitive ion channel family protein, giving the protein MVDVNESREQLLETLTSIDTQTLITIVLIFLFAYVLARIITTLLSKLSEKMNRGGRIKVKIIIPIVKFAIYVIAFYYIFGEIFKIFGAEILLLTGILGAAIGFGIKDLFSDLIAGLVITFEKPYQIGDKISMGNYYGEVADISLRATKLVTPDDNTVTVPNSLIFNEAVASGNYGASEMMVVIDLYIAGESNVETAMRILREAVVSSKYVYISKKSPVVMLYKAFPFYTRLRAKAYVNDLRDQFKFESDVHTRTWIEFQKNGIRAPQLNFLNISSIEGNYELDVMTRRNFGSNAEDLKESK; this is encoded by the coding sequence ATGGTAGATGTAAATGAAAGCAGGGAGCAACTTCTGGAAACCCTGACGTCGATAGACACTCAAACCCTCATAACCATAGTTCTGATATTTTTATTTGCATACGTTCTCGCCAGGATCATTACCACCCTTTTATCAAAACTTTCTGAAAAAATGAACCGCGGTGGGAGAATCAAAGTAAAAATTATTATCCCCATCGTAAAATTTGCAATCTATGTTATAGCTTTTTATTACATTTTTGGAGAAATTTTCAAGATTTTCGGGGCTGAAATCCTCCTCCTTACGGGGATTCTGGGTGCAGCCATTGGTTTTGGGATTAAAGACCTTTTTTCAGATCTTATCGCAGGGCTGGTAATTACATTTGAAAAACCTTACCAGATAGGAGATAAAATCTCAATGGGAAATTATTATGGGGAAGTCGCTGATATAAGTCTAAGGGCAACGAAACTGGTCACACCTGATGACAATACTGTTACGGTCCCAAACAGCCTGATTTTCAATGAAGCCGTTGCAAGTGGAAATTATGGGGCTTCGGAAATGATGGTTGTAATAGACCTGTATATTGCAGGAGAGTCAAATGTAGAAACTGCAATGAGAATTTTACGCGAAGCTGTTGTGAGCTCGAAATACGTTTATATCTCAAAAAAAAGTCCTGTTGTCATGCTGTATAAAGCCTTTCCATTCTACACGAGGTTAAGAGCCAAAGCTTATGTCAATGACCTTAGAGACCAATTCAAGTTTGAATCCGATGTTCACACAAGAACCTGGATAGAATTTCAGAAGAATGGGATCAGGGCCCCACAACTTAATTTCCTGAATATTTCCTCAATAGAAGGCAATTATGAATTAGATGTCATGACTCGGAGAAATTTTGGGTCAAATGCGGAAGACCTTAAAGAATCCAAATAA
- a CDS encoding mechanosensitive ion channel family protein: MDALLTSLIVVFLAYIINSLFGNLILRRVSTAKDRYTLRKAVSILVTVLVLASLFAIWVERTSTLLIAYGILSAGVAIALQDLLRSIAGGILIIVSHPFKAGDRIQVGDSTGDVLDIGSFSTTVMEIKEWVDADQYTGRILHIPNSFVLNQTIKNYTKDYSFIWDEIRILLIYGSNWKKAEDIALKTAGPVVGEFENLARTELRLLGGKYFVTTYDVQTKLYTKLQENWIEMRLRYVVEPRKRRAISHLLISNILEALEKEEDIMVGTATSIDLMKSPNKRE, translated from the coding sequence TTGGATGCTCTTCTTACCTCTCTAATTGTAGTTTTTCTAGCCTATATAATAAATTCCCTTTTCGGAAACCTCATCCTTAGAAGAGTTTCGACTGCCAAAGATAGATATACTCTGCGGAAAGCCGTATCTATCCTTGTCACAGTACTTGTTCTTGCCTCCCTTTTTGCAATCTGGGTTGAGAGGACCAGCACCCTGCTTATCGCTTATGGGATTCTGAGTGCAGGTGTTGCAATTGCACTTCAGGACCTTCTGAGGAGCATAGCCGGAGGAATTCTCATAATTGTATCTCATCCCTTTAAAGCAGGAGACAGAATCCAGGTTGGAGACAGTACAGGGGATGTGCTGGATATAGGGAGTTTCAGCACCACAGTTATGGAAATTAAGGAATGGGTGGATGCAGACCAGTACACTGGTAGGATTCTCCATATCCCGAATAGTTTTGTCCTTAACCAGACGATAAAAAACTATACGAAGGACTACTCCTTTATTTGGGATGAAATCCGGATTTTGCTGATTTACGGCAGTAACTGGAAAAAAGCCGAAGATATTGCCCTTAAAACTGCAGGTCCAGTTGTAGGAGAGTTCGAAAACCTGGCGCGGACGGAGCTACGTCTTCTGGGAGGAAAATACTTTGTCACAACCTATGATGTGCAGACAAAACTCTACACAAAGCTGCAGGAAAACTGGATTGAAATGAGGTTAAGATACGTGGTGGAACCCAGGAAAAGAAGAGCAATCAGCCACCTTTTGATCTCAAACATTCTTGAGGCTCTTGAAAAAGAAGAAGATATTATGGTAGGAACGGCAACGAGTATCGACCTTATGAAGTCTCCAAATAAAAGAGAATAA
- a CDS encoding AzlC family ABC transporter permease, with product MTGKEAKRHKIRKGNTDLFLSALKTTVPVFLGYIPLGMAFGFLIDGAGYHWIYAFLMSLLIYAGAGQFLAVALLAAGAGLTEFAIATLLLNLRHSFYGLSLLDKFSDVGKVKPYLIFALTDETYALLTTTEVPKGGSKAKFYFYIAALDHLYWIAGSVLGAGLGSLLDLNLEGMAFVLTALFVVLTIEQYFNSSVRFPFIAAVGAGATSLILFSPDNMLLISIILGTLILIGREKLGQGNLQVNLQINKVIKNTHCQDHTHTYTQAHATAQPVQDNSQEES from the coding sequence ATGACTGGAAAGGAGGCAAAAAGGCACAAAATAAGGAAAGGGAATACGGACCTTTTCCTGAGTGCCCTCAAGACTACGGTTCCTGTGTTTCTCGGATACATACCCCTCGGAATGGCTTTCGGATTTCTGATTGACGGGGCCGGTTACCACTGGATTTATGCTTTCCTTATGAGTCTCCTAATTTATGCGGGTGCAGGCCAGTTCCTGGCAGTAGCTTTACTTGCCGCAGGGGCGGGACTTACTGAGTTTGCTATAGCTACCCTGCTCCTGAACCTCAGGCACTCCTTTTACGGACTGTCCCTGCTGGATAAATTTTCCGATGTCGGGAAGGTCAAGCCTTACCTTATCTTTGCGTTGACTGACGAAACATATGCCCTTCTGACCACAACAGAAGTCCCGAAAGGTGGATCAAAGGCAAAGTTTTACTTCTATATTGCAGCCCTCGACCACCTCTACTGGATAGCAGGGTCGGTGCTTGGGGCAGGGCTTGGCTCCCTGCTGGACCTTAATCTTGAGGGCATGGCTTTTGTGCTGACTGCACTTTTTGTGGTACTGACCATAGAGCAGTATTTCAATTCCAGCGTACGCTTCCCCTTCATAGCTGCGGTGGGTGCAGGAGCCACTTCCCTTATACTCTTCAGCCCTGACAATATGCTGCTGATCTCGATCATTCTGGGGACCCTGATTTTGATAGGCAGAGAAAAACTGGGGCAGGGAAATCTTCAGGTAAACCTGCAGATAAATAAAGTAATCAAAAATACTCATTGTCAGGATCATACACACACTTATACCCAGGCTCATGCGACAGCACAGCCTGTTCAGGATAATTCACAGGAGGAAAGCTGA
- a CDS encoding branched-chain amino acid transporter permease, translating to MTDTLQILVTIAVIALATFATRALPFLCFGSREPPAILSTIEKNLPPMILLLLVIYCLKDVQWLAAPYGIPELFTIGVVAGLHFWKRNAMLSIFAGTGLYMALIQFNVFSFL from the coding sequence ATGACCGATACTTTACAAATACTCGTAACCATCGCGGTGATAGCCCTTGCGACCTTTGCTACAAGGGCTCTTCCATTCCTGTGTTTTGGCTCAAGAGAGCCGCCAGCAATACTTTCAACGATTGAAAAAAACCTGCCTCCAATGATCCTCCTGCTGCTGGTCATTTATTGCCTGAAGGATGTACAGTGGCTTGCAGCTCCATACGGGATTCCGGAATTGTTTACAATAGGGGTTGTTGCAGGACTCCATTTCTGGAAACGAAACGCCATGCTCAGCATCTTTGCAGGGACCGGGCTTTACATGGCACTTATACAGTTCAATGTCTTTTCTTTCCTCTAA
- a CDS encoding IS110 family transposase codes for MVEVINKACGLDIHKLFFIATILSRSGEKQQQYFSRTPDEILAFKNWVISDKCDVVACESTSDFWVPIYDALIKHLPVIVGNARDMKAFTHKKTDKIDSEFIAQLALNNMIQPSRVFPKNHRTFRSCIRLRHNLVQKRTDIKNEAHAILAPEMFNLKNVLTDIFGKSGRAILSGICSGKSVDQIIASLSPNVRKKSDQIRETLDREISQGAAFRLQICLDIIKHLDNEIKILEKEIFNYAYKNHKQEMEILMSVPGIGELGAATLIAEIGDFKDFSSGDKLASWLGIVPNVYQSADKYHNGRITKRGSKEARWILTQIAQAAARTKNSRLKEFFNRKKKSIGHSKAIIALARKIATIIWHLITNEEMYEDETGYKKGEIQKRKIVETEIFSVDERIKIMSEIYVIARNEEREST; via the coding sequence TTGGTTGAAGTCATTAACAAAGCTTGTGGTTTAGACATTCACAAACTCTTTTTCATTGCTACAATCCTCAGTAGATCTGGTGAAAAACAGCAACAATATTTCTCTAGAACCCCTGACGAAATTTTAGCTTTTAAAAACTGGGTTATATCAGATAAATGTGACGTTGTTGCCTGTGAATCAACGAGTGACTTTTGGGTTCCGATTTATGATGCGTTGATAAAACATCTACCTGTTATAGTTGGAAATGCCCGAGATATGAAGGCGTTTACACACAAAAAAACAGATAAGATCGATTCCGAATTCATCGCACAACTTGCATTGAATAATATGATTCAACCATCAAGAGTTTTCCCAAAAAACCATAGAACATTTCGTTCATGTATCCGGCTTCGCCATAACCTTGTACAAAAAAGAACAGATATAAAAAATGAAGCTCACGCCATACTCGCACCTGAAATGTTTAATCTGAAGAATGTGCTAACAGATATTTTTGGTAAGAGTGGTAGAGCAATTCTATCAGGAATTTGTTCAGGTAAAAGCGTTGACCAGATTATAGCAAGCCTTTCCCCAAATGTTCGTAAAAAAAGTGATCAGATAAGGGAAACTCTGGACAGAGAAATCTCTCAAGGTGCTGCATTCAGGCTTCAGATCTGTCTGGATATCATAAAGCATCTTGACAATGAAATCAAAATTTTGGAAAAAGAAATATTCAATTATGCTTATAAAAATCATAAGCAAGAAATGGAAATTTTAATGTCTGTTCCAGGAATAGGAGAACTTGGAGCGGCAACTCTTATTGCTGAAATAGGCGATTTCAAAGATTTTTCTTCAGGGGATAAGCTTGCTTCATGGCTTGGCATAGTTCCGAATGTGTACCAATCAGCGGATAAATACCATAACGGAAGAATCACTAAGAGAGGATCTAAGGAAGCAAGGTGGATTCTAACACAGATTGCTCAGGCAGCAGCAAGAACAAAAAATAGCAGGTTAAAAGAGTTTTTCAACAGAAAAAAGAAGTCGATTGGGCATTCAAAGGCAATTATTGCCCTGGCAAGAAAAATTGCAACAATTATATGGCATCTGATCACAAACGAGGAGATGTATGAAGATGAAACTGGATATAAAAAGGGGGAAATTCAAAAGAGAAAGATAGTGGAGACTGAGATATTCTCAGTTGATGAAAGGATCAAAATAATGAGTGAAATATATGTAATTGCGAGAAATGAAGAAAGAGAGAGTACGTGA
- a CDS encoding TrkA family potassium uptake protein: protein MRVIIIGASSLGMHLTRTMIQQGNEVVLIEKEEEIARQLAEELDCTVINAEGTHPDILEKAGMDSTDAIVACTNHDQDNILIGLIAQEAGVKRVIVKTDDTKFMEIAKKLGISSAINPPHISSTIISDTLRGIDTIELSNLIRADVRVISFITEEQHAGKKISEVQFPENTDCIGLYRKTDFILAREDPKLEEGDELLIITRSGNIDRVCEKLRET, encoded by the coding sequence ATGAGAGTAATCATTATTGGAGCGAGTTCCCTTGGGATGCACCTGACCCGCACGATGATTCAGCAGGGAAATGAGGTTGTCCTTATAGAAAAGGAAGAAGAAATTGCAAGGCAGCTTGCTGAAGAACTCGACTGCACCGTGATCAATGCCGAGGGCACCCACCCGGACATTCTTGAAAAAGCAGGAATGGATTCAACGGATGCAATTGTGGCCTGCACCAACCATGACCAGGACAATATTCTGATAGGTCTGATTGCACAGGAAGCAGGAGTTAAAAGGGTCATTGTCAAGACCGATGATACAAAGTTTATGGAAATTGCAAAAAAGCTGGGGATTAGCTCTGCAATTAACCCGCCTCATATCTCCTCAACCATTATTTCTGATACCCTGCGCGGAATTGATACTATCGAGCTGAGCAACCTTATCAGGGCTGACGTCCGTGTAATCAGCTTCATTACAGAGGAACAGCATGCCGGCAAAAAGATTTCAGAAGTCCAGTTTCCAGAAAATACTGACTGTATTGGGCTTTACAGGAAAACTGACTTTATCCTTGCACGGGAAGACCCGAAGCTTGAAGAAGGAGACGAGCTTCTCATAATCACACGTTCGGGGAATATAGACAGGGTTTGTGAGAAACTTCGAGAAACATAA
- a CDS encoding TrkH family potassium uptake protein — translation MYELVSPVNPLAVLRYTGHLLQVFSVVLLVPMLAAFVLGETTAAIIYGGSALITAVTGVILHKVLPDFELEIKEALILAAITFPLCSLVSAVPMALFTGMPFLDAFFECVSGLTTTGLSLAPPSPTRLFFFTRSWLQWVGGIGIIVLVLGILIRPGTTAFRLYKVNFGESRIRPSVITTARTLGTVYFALTLFSLTLLLLSGMPFYEAICHTLSAISTGGFSTQTASIGAYGGFLIPFLITVSCIMGAISFSLYPEVLKDPGALIRDPQVRYMLGLSVLGTALFALTLSGEAGGLELLHMLPDAAFQVISALTGTGFSTIDLAPLSDASKGFLSAIMCIGGSIGSTTGGIKLFRLIVIVQLIRLVFYRFFLPREAITPLKVKSQVLDSDEVYRIMTYVLLYSVVLVLSAFIFMLYGINSADAIFETSSALATAGLSTGVTAPGMPSLLKLVLCSDMLLGRVEIIPLFILLLPRTWLEKKSKTEENRVKTEENRVQEDAT, via the coding sequence ATGTATGAGCTTGTTTCTCCGGTAAACCCCCTTGCTGTCCTGAGGTACACAGGGCATCTTTTGCAAGTTTTTTCAGTAGTTCTGCTTGTTCCTATGCTTGCAGCATTTGTTCTCGGGGAAACAACTGCGGCTATAATTTATGGGGGCAGTGCCCTTATAACTGCAGTAACGGGGGTTATACTCCACAAAGTGCTTCCGGATTTTGAACTTGAAATAAAAGAAGCCCTGATCCTTGCAGCCATTACTTTTCCACTTTGTTCTTTAGTTAGTGCAGTGCCAATGGCGCTTTTCACCGGAATGCCTTTTCTGGATGCTTTTTTTGAGTGTGTTTCAGGCCTGACAACAACAGGCCTGAGCCTTGCCCCGCCTTCTCCTACAAGGCTCTTTTTCTTCACCCGCTCCTGGCTGCAGTGGGTAGGAGGAATAGGCATAATCGTGCTTGTGCTTGGAATCCTTATCCGCCCGGGGACTACGGCATTCAGGCTTTACAAAGTAAACTTCGGGGAAAGCCGAATCCGCCCCAGTGTAATTACAACTGCCAGGACCCTTGGTACGGTTTATTTTGCCCTAACACTGTTCTCACTGACACTCCTGCTCCTCAGCGGCATGCCTTTTTATGAAGCTATCTGCCATACCCTGAGTGCGATTTCTACAGGTGGATTTTCAACGCAGACTGCTAGCATCGGGGCATATGGGGGCTTTTTGATCCCGTTCCTGATAACAGTTTCCTGCATAATGGGTGCAATCAGCTTTTCGCTATATCCGGAAGTCCTGAAGGACCCCGGGGCGCTTATAAGGGATCCGCAGGTAAGGTACATGCTCGGACTTTCCGTACTCGGGACAGCCCTTTTTGCTTTAACTCTTTCAGGAGAAGCAGGTGGGCTTGAACTACTTCATATGCTTCCTGATGCTGCTTTTCAGGTAATCTCAGCCCTTACCGGGACCGGTTTTTCCACTATAGACCTGGCTCCCCTTTCAGACGCTTCAAAAGGTTTTCTCAGTGCAATTATGTGCATCGGAGGCAGCATAGGCTCAACTACAGGCGGGATTAAGCTTTTCCGGTTGATTGTAATCGTGCAGCTCATAAGACTGGTTTTCTACCGCTTTTTCCTCCCCAGGGAAGCAATTACCCCTCTCAAGGTAAAGTCACAGGTACTTGATTCCGACGAAGTCTACCGCATCATGACCTATGTGCTGCTTTATTCAGTTGTGCTCGTGTTATCAGCTTTCATTTTCATGCTTTACGGCATAAATTCAGCAGATGCTATTTTTGAGACTTCAAGTGCTCTGGCTACGGCAGGGCTGTCAACAGGCGTAACAGCTCCCGGAATGCCGTCCCTGCTCAAGCTTGTGCTCTGTTCTGATATGCTGCTTGGGAGGGTAGAGATAATTCCGCTCTTCATCCTGCTTCTGCCCAGGACGTGGCTTGAGAAAAAGAGTAAAACCGAGGAAAACAGAGTCAAAACCGAGGAAAACAGAGTCCAGGAAGATGCAACCTGA
- a CDS encoding ferritin family protein: MLSKIPIDLANVSEDDIDKEILRAGIIAELDAVNLYEQMAALTKNKDIRAILLDIAKEEKTHIGEFQTLLLRFDTQQKDELEAGAEEVEEELSK; this comes from the coding sequence TTGTTATCAAAAATTCCTATAGATCTTGCGAATGTATCTGAAGACGATATCGATAAGGAAATCCTCAGGGCCGGAATTATTGCTGAGCTTGATGCCGTAAATCTTTACGAGCAAATGGCAGCCCTTACTAAAAATAAGGATATCAGAGCAATTCTCCTGGATATAGCAAAGGAAGAAAAAACACACATAGGGGAGTTTCAGACGCTGTTACTCCGGTTCGATACCCAGCAAAAGGACGAACTTGAAGCCGGAGCTGAAGAAGTAGAAGAAGAGCTGTCTAAATAA
- a CDS encoding inositol-3-phosphate synthase, producing the protein MTGKDRIKIAIAGVGNCASSLIQGIEYYRKKENTDSIGLMHRDLGGYLPYDIDVAAAFDIDRRKVGKDVSEAIFTLPNCTTVFCSDIPKTGIKVSLGRVLDGCSEHLLNYPEECRFLPVEGEGATKEDIVSILQNSGAEILVNYMPVGSEEAACFYAECALEAGCAFINNMPVFIASNPEWAKRFEEKKLPIIGDDIKSQLGATIVHRTLADLFRKRGVKLERTYQLNTGGNTDFLNMLNRDRLASKKISKTEAVQSVLAERLENGNIHVGPSDYVSWQKDNKVCFLRIEGKLFGDVPMNLELRLSVEDSPNSAGVVIDAIRCCKLALDREKGGILYQPSAYFMKHPPMQYPDDEAYRMIEEFIAGNQN; encoded by the coding sequence ATGACAGGTAAAGACAGGATAAAAATTGCCATTGCAGGAGTTGGGAACTGTGCAAGTTCACTTATACAGGGGATTGAGTATTACAGAAAAAAAGAGAATACAGATTCAATCGGTTTGATGCATCGGGATCTCGGAGGCTACTTACCATATGACATTGACGTAGCAGCAGCTTTTGATATTGACAGGAGAAAGGTTGGAAAAGACGTATCAGAAGCAATATTTACTCTTCCAAACTGCACAACTGTTTTCTGTTCGGATATACCGAAAACAGGTATTAAGGTAAGCCTGGGAAGGGTTCTGGACGGCTGTTCCGAGCACCTTCTCAATTATCCGGAGGAATGCAGGTTTCTGCCTGTGGAAGGTGAAGGTGCGACAAAAGAAGATATCGTAAGCATCCTGCAGAATTCAGGGGCCGAGATCCTTGTAAATTACATGCCTGTAGGTTCCGAAGAAGCTGCCTGTTTTTATGCCGAATGCGCCCTTGAAGCCGGCTGTGCCTTTATCAACAATATGCCTGTTTTTATTGCGAGCAACCCTGAATGGGCAAAACGCTTTGAAGAAAAGAAGCTTCCTATAATTGGCGATGACATCAAGTCCCAGCTCGGAGCGACCATAGTTCACAGGACTCTTGCCGACCTTTTTAGAAAAAGGGGAGTAAAGCTGGAAAGAACATACCAGCTTAACACCGGTGGAAATACTGATTTTCTTAATATGCTAAACCGGGACCGGCTTGCATCCAAAAAAATCTCGAAAACCGAAGCCGTCCAGTCCGTGCTTGCCGAGAGGCTTGAAAACGGAAATATTCACGTGGGTCCGAGTGACTATGTATCCTGGCAGAAAGACAATAAAGTCTGTTTCCTGCGGATAGAAGGAAAACTCTTCGGGGATGTGCCCATGAACCTCGAACTCCGGCTTTCGGTAGAAGACTCTCCAAATTCTGCCGGGGTCGTAATTGATGCTATCAGGTGTTGCAAACTGGCACTTGATAGGGAAAAAGGCGGAATTCTTTATCAGCCGTCTGCATATTTCATGAAACATCCTCCAATGCAGTATCCGGATGATGAGGCATACCGTATGATTGAAGAATTTATTGCAGGGAATCAAAATTAA
- a CDS encoding DUF1294 domain-containing protein, whose product MLETFYLLFPLVYAALNAASFALYGMDKYKARRKMWRISEKTLLAISLFGPIGAWLGMTQFRHKTQKPLFRYSVPVFVGIHLLLMLWMDL is encoded by the coding sequence ATGTTAGAGACTTTTTACCTTCTTTTCCCTCTTGTTTATGCTGCCCTTAACGCAGCCTCATTTGCCCTGTATGGGATGGACAAATATAAAGCAAGAAGGAAAATGTGGCGAATCTCGGAAAAAACCCTGCTGGCTATTTCCCTTTTCGGGCCGATCGGCGCATGGCTGGGAATGACGCAGTTCAGGCATAAGACCCAGAAGCCCCTATTCAGGTACTCTGTGCCGGTTTTTGTTGGAATTCACCTTCTTCTGATGCTCTGGATGGACCTGTAA
- a CDS encoding YbhN family protein: MEINGQEDLQVPEDKDRNHKILVLPPPFVLKVSRYLPTLIFLGLAVHLILPQLASVESSLQVIKTMALWAVLLAAFAEIISYIGYGYLINSILKIVDQRLSVLEGACITLAAASMGMLAGGTLGNAAATYRWVRKSGVSAEGSGLAGTLPTIFNNTILTILAAAGIVHLILVHELSTMQFYAFLLILTVLILGIVAVSWGKNHRSDFTAVALRIAASFSRLQRKPYTPTSTENSISRLFAALDMLHNGGWQLPALLAAFSIVLDALTLYFFFIAAGHPVGFEVLLIGYGLPLLFGKMAFVIPGGVGVVESTMAALYTGLGVPASVAVVVVLGYRVFSFWIPTIVGFPIAFYLQRKLS; the protein is encoded by the coding sequence ATGGAGATTAACGGGCAGGAAGATTTGCAGGTGCCGGAAGATAAAGATAGAAACCATAAAATCCTGGTTTTACCTCCACCCTTTGTCCTGAAGGTGAGCCGTTACCTTCCAACCCTTATTTTCCTGGGACTGGCTGTTCACCTGATCCTTCCACAGCTTGCTTCAGTCGAATCATCTCTTCAGGTAATCAAGACAATGGCTCTATGGGCTGTACTGCTCGCTGCTTTTGCCGAGATTATAAGCTACATCGGATACGGGTACCTCATAAATTCAATTCTGAAAATCGTAGACCAGCGCCTCTCCGTCTTAGAGGGAGCTTGCATAACCCTTGCTGCTGCCAGCATGGGGATGCTGGCAGGGGGCACTTTAGGAAATGCAGCAGCTACTTACCGCTGGGTCCGAAAATCGGGAGTGAGTGCAGAAGGCTCAGGGCTTGCAGGTACACTGCCCACCATATTCAATAATACAATTTTAACAATACTGGCAGCAGCCGGAATAGTCCACCTGATCTTAGTTCACGAACTCTCAACTATGCAGTTTTACGCCTTTCTCCTGATCCTTACAGTACTGATCCTTGGCATTGTGGCCGTAAGCTGGGGAAAAAACCACAGATCTGATTTTACAGCCGTAGCTTTGAGAATAGCGGCTTCATTTTCAAGACTTCAACGCAAGCCTTACACCCCCACTTCAACTGAAAACTCTATAAGCAGGCTCTTTGCAGCCCTTGACATGCTTCACAATGGGGGTTGGCAGCTCCCGGCATTGTTGGCAGCCTTTTCCATAGTTCTTGATGCACTGACACTCTACTTTTTCTTTATAGCCGCCGGGCATCCGGTAGGGTTCGAAGTTCTGCTTATAGGATACGGACTCCCTTTACTCTTCGGTAAAATGGCTTTTGTAATTCCGGGGGGAGTCGGGGTTGTAGAGAGTACGATGGCTGCTCTGTATACCGGACTTGGAGTGCCGGCCTCAGTTGCTGTTGTTGTCGTGCTCGGATACAGGGTCTTTTCTTTCTGGATTCCTACGATTGTTGGTTTTCCGATTGCTTTTTATCTGCAGAGGAAATTAAGTTAA